One Caretta caretta isolate rCarCar2 chromosome 6, rCarCar1.hap1, whole genome shotgun sequence genomic region harbors:
- the LOC125638195 gene encoding uncharacterized protein LOC125638195, with protein sequence MMESQNHKRAPAWTEREVRDLIVIWGEESVLSELRSSFRNAKTFVKISQGMKDRGHNRDPKQCHVKLKELRQAYQKAREANGHSGSEPQTYRFYDELHAILGCSATTTPAVLFDSFNGDGGNTEAGFGDEEDSSQQASGEIGFPHSQELFLTLDLEPVPPKPTQGCLPDPPGREGTSAACVSRITGSSPSQRLAKIRRRKNRTRDEMFSELVLCSHTDRAQTNAWRQTMSECRKAQNEREERWQAEESKWRAEERAEAERWRQHDVRRQDSMLRLLEDQTNMLQRMVELQESQQEHRQLLQPRVTNRPPPQVP encoded by the exons atgatggagtcccagaatcacaaaagagctccagcatggaccgaacgggaagtacgggatctgatcgttatatggggagaggaatccgtgctatcagaactccgttccagttttcgaaatgccaaaacctttgtcaaaatctcccagggcatgaaggacagaggccataacagggacccgaagcagtgccatgtgaaacttaaggagctgaggcaagcctaccagaaagccagagaggcgaacggccactccgggtccgAGCCCCAAACataccgcttctatgatgagctgcatgccattttagggtgttcagccaccactaccccagctgtgttatttgactccttcaatggagatggaggcaacacggaagcaggttttggggacgaggaagatagctcacaacaagcaagcggagaaatcgGTTTTCCCCATAGCcaagaactgtttctcaccctggacctggagccagtaccccccaaacccactcaaggctgcctcccggacccgccaggcagagaagggacctctg ctgcatgtgtttcaaggatcacaggatcttctccttcccagaggctagcgaagatcagaaggcgaaaaaaccgcactcgcgatgaaatgttctctgagctcgtGCTGtgctcccacactgacagagcacagacgaatgcgtggaggcagacaatgtcagagtgcaggaaagcacaaaatgagcgggaagagaggtggcaggctgaagagagtaagtggagggctgaagagagggctgaagctgaaaggtggcggcagcatgatgtgaggaggcaggactcaatgctgaggctgctggaggatcaaactaatatgctccagcgtatggtggagctgcaggaaagtcagcaggagcacagacagcTGCTACAGCcccgtgtaaccaaccgccctcctccccaagttccatag